Proteins from a genomic interval of Medicago truncatula cultivar Jemalong A17 chromosome 3, MtrunA17r5.0-ANR, whole genome shotgun sequence:
- the LOC11416194 gene encoding uncharacterized protein At4g14342: MQASDRFNINSQLEHLQAKYVGTGHADINRFEWAVNIQRDSYASYIGHYPLLSYFSIAQNESIGRQRYTFMQKMLLPCGLAPEREED; the protein is encoded by the exons ATGCAGGCGAGtgataggtttaacataaattCCCAACTCGAGCATCTGCAAGCTAAATATGTTGGAACTGGTCATGCTGATATCAATAGATTTGAATGGGCTGTGAATATTCAACGTGATAGCTATGCTTCGTATATTGGCCATTACCCTTTACTTTCTTACTTTTCTATTGCTCAAAACGAATCTATTGGTAGACAGCGTTACACTTTTATGCAG AAAATGCTCCTGCCATGTGGTCTGGCTCCCGAAAGAGAAGAAGATTAG
- the LOC11409004 gene encoding F-box/LRR-repeat protein At4g14096, with product MENKEEDRLSDLPDSILHHILSLLDTKQAFQTSILSTRWKNLPNHIPTLRLSSPVFNSFDSFAKSVCLILSHRDYLTSLHTLDLYHRPHDFDFMCPDILKSIVYYTVTHNVQRVRICVTCNIQQLPSCLFSSQTLTSLDLSIHQDGIVLFPNSLNLPALTTLTLNSFYFRSDNNGCAKPFSALKKLNTLIIRQCPVLKAQILCISNTTLVNLTIYGYYLYNNYKSKIMLSAPYLSTFAFTGTPNQTLCVSHPCSITHLYIDVEDIRWVEEDSATLFSWLLELANIKSLTVSSNTLQVLSFVPDLIKVKLNSLCNLESLQVEMKPLTPGLYMILRCRKFKKEGARIQLIKAKFIPDGVVEFLLQNSPLAKITIIDNDD from the exons ATGGAAAACAAGGAAGAAGACAGACTCTCTGATTTACCAGATTCCATTCTCCATCACATTCTCTCCTTATTAGACACCAAACAAGCTTTTCAAACTTCCATACTCTCCACTAGATGGAAGAATCTCCCAAACCATATTCCAACCCTTAGATTAAGTTCTCCAGTCTTTAACTCTTTCGACAGTTTCGCAAAATCAGTTTGTCTGATTTTATCTCATCGCGACTATTTAACTTCTCTCCACACTCTAGATCTTTACCACCGCCCACATGATTTCGATTTCATGTGCCCTGACATACTCAAAAGCATTGTATACTATACTGTTACACATAATGTCCAGCGAGTACGAATCTGTGTCACTTGTAATATTCAACAACTTCCGTCTTGCTTATTTTCATCTCAAACTTTAACGTCACTTGACCTTTCTATTCATCAAGATGGGATAGTATTATTTCCGAATTCTCTGAATTTGCCAGCATTAACTACTTTGACTCTAAACAGCTTCTACTTTCGCTCAGATAATAATGGTTGCGCTAAACCCTTCTCAGCCTTGAAGAAGTTGAATACTTTGATCATTCGACAGTGTCCAGTtctgaaggcacaaattctctGCATATCAAATACAACGCTTGTCAACTTAACTATATATGGATACTATCTTTATAACAACTACAAAAGCAAAATCATGTTATCTGCTCCGTATCTTTCTACATTTGCTTTTACTGGCACTCCGAATCAAACACTATGTGTGAGCCATCCTTGTTCTATTACACACTTATACATTGATGTAGAAGACATCAGATGGGTCGAAGAGGATTCTGCAACCCTATTCAGCTGGCTGCTAGAGCTTGCTAATATCAAATCATTAACAGTCTCTTCTAATACTCTTCAG GTTCTCTCCTTTGTTCCTGATTTGATCAAGGTTAAACTCAATTCCTTGTGTAACCTGGAGTCACTACAAGTAGAAATGAAACCGCTTACACCTGGATTATACATGATACTGAGATGTCGCAAGTTCAAGAAAGAAGGTGCCAGAATTCAGTTAATTAAAGCTAAATTCATACCTGATGGAGTAGTGGAATTTTTGCTTCAAAACTCACCGTTAGCAAAGATTACCATCATAGATAATGATGATTAA